The following are encoded in a window of Struthio camelus isolate bStrCam1 chromosome Z, bStrCam1.hap1, whole genome shotgun sequence genomic DNA:
- the LOC104152023 gene encoding C-C motif chemokine 21a-like yields MALRLLLPLLLLAAALLVYPARGIGSQASDCCLKNSRKVIPHGWVKSYSLQGPDSGCLLRAVVFTTKKNKKICASPTDTAVQKLMQKLDKKKAQPAASSRKASRQRGRRT; encoded by the exons ATGGCTCTGCGCCTTCTCCTGCCGCTGCTCCTGCTGGCCGCTGCCCTCCTCGTCTACCCGGCTCGAG GCATAGGCAGCCAAGCCTCCGACTGCTGCCTGAAGAACAGCAGGAAGGTCATCCCGCATGGCTGGGTGAAGTCCTACAGCCTACAGGGACCTGACTCAGGCTGCCTGCTGCGTGCCGTTGT GTTCACCACCAAGAAGAATAAGAAGATCTGCGCCTCCCCGACCGACACGGCCGTCCAGAAGCTGATGCAGAAGCTGGACAAGAAGAAAGCGCAGCCCGCAGCATCCAGCAGGAAAGCCTCGCGGCAGAGGGGGCGGCGCACCTAG
- the LOC138064637 gene encoding C-C motif chemokine 19-like — protein MQHPHLLCISLLVLGHVLDVSSGNNVVDCCLRTSQNRIPQRIVQDYRIQLVQDGCVIPATVFITMKGKRLCAPLQAPWVIHLREKVDANSARKAKSQGI, from the exons ATGCAGCACCCGCATCTTCTGTGCATCAGCCTCCTGGTGCTGGGACATGTCCTGGACG TGTCTAGTGGGAACAATGTCGTGGACTGCTGCCTGCGGACGAGTCAGAATCGCATCCCCCAGCGGATAGTGCAGGACTACCGGATACAGCTGGTGCAGGACGGCTGTGTCATCCCTGCCACAGT GTTCATTACCATGAAGGGCAAGCGCCTCTGTGCTCCCCTGCAAGCCCCATGGGTGATTCACCTCCGAGAGAAGGTGGACGCCAACTCCGCCAGGAAG gCCAAATCTCAAGGCATATag